Proteins from a genomic interval of Stenotrophomonas sp. WZN-1:
- a CDS encoding cupin domain-containing protein: protein MAARKSSAPLIEVTARPGQPLGMAPATFLRDFWQKRPLLIRNAFPDFQTPVQPEDLAGLACEEGVLARLIEHDKDQDGWRVRTGPFQEEIFPALPDRDWTLLVQDVDKWDKDVRALIEHFSFLPRWRMDDVMISFAATGGSVGAHVDQYDVFLLQAHGRRRWQIDASESIKGKQPPLGFRPDVELKLLKVFKPTHDWVLAPGDMLYLPPNVPHHGVAEDPCLTFSFGMRAPASAELISDYLDTLIADADENIRYQDADLKVPADPNEIDTVAMARVITALNAIRMNDPDKLGDWFGRFITTYRAAGEVMAHQAAPAAEEVVEALASGLLLQRHPWARLAWRRAKRGASLYVSGQDFALPVKDAQRLAGAEQLDAAAYRGLSDKGRAVVQQLLVGGVFQLIDPNEVYEAEDEDDGEDAVVLGEVVEGRDRVDAIDADAVSDDVHSVTVHDDGIEVIVNFEDDEEDDSAGRA from the coding sequence ATGGCCGCCCGCAAGTCCTCCGCCCCCCTGATCGAAGTCACCGCCCGCCCCGGCCAGCCGCTGGGCATGGCGCCGGCCACCTTCCTGCGCGATTTCTGGCAGAAGCGCCCGCTGCTGATCCGCAATGCCTTCCCGGACTTCCAGACCCCGGTGCAGCCGGAAGACCTGGCCGGGCTGGCCTGCGAGGAAGGCGTGCTGGCGCGCCTGATCGAGCACGACAAAGACCAGGATGGCTGGCGCGTGCGTACCGGCCCGTTCCAGGAAGAGATCTTCCCCGCCCTGCCCGACCGCGACTGGACCCTGCTGGTGCAGGACGTGGACAAGTGGGACAAGGACGTGCGCGCGCTGATCGAGCACTTCAGCTTCCTGCCGCGCTGGCGCATGGATGACGTGATGATCAGCTTTGCCGCCACCGGCGGCTCGGTCGGCGCCCACGTCGACCAGTACGACGTGTTCCTGCTGCAGGCCCATGGCCGCCGCCGCTGGCAGATCGACGCCAGCGAATCGATCAAGGGCAAGCAGCCGCCGCTGGGCTTCCGCCCGGACGTCGAACTGAAGCTGCTGAAGGTGTTCAAACCCACCCACGACTGGGTGCTGGCGCCGGGCGACATGCTGTACCTGCCGCCGAACGTGCCGCACCACGGTGTCGCCGAAGATCCCTGCCTGACCTTCTCGTTCGGCATGCGCGCACCGGCGTCGGCCGAGCTGATCAGCGACTACCTGGACACCCTGATCGCCGATGCCGACGAGAACATCCGCTACCAGGATGCCGACCTGAAGGTGCCGGCCGACCCGAACGAAATCGACACGGTGGCGATGGCGCGGGTGATCACCGCCCTCAACGCCATCCGCATGAACGACCCGGACAAGCTGGGTGACTGGTTCGGCCGCTTCATCACCACCTACCGCGCCGCCGGTGAAGTGATGGCCCACCAGGCCGCACCAGCCGCGGAGGAAGTGGTCGAAGCGCTGGCCTCCGGCCTGCTGCTGCAGCGCCACCCGTGGGCCCGCCTGGCCTGGCGTCGGGCCAAGCGTGGCGCCAGCCTGTACGTCAGCGGCCAGGACTTCGCGCTGCCAGTGAAGGACGCGCAGCGCCTGGCTGGCGCCGAGCAACTCGACGCCGCCGCCTATCGCGGCCTGTCCGACAAGGGCCGTGCCGTGGTCCAGCAGCTGCTGGTCGGTGGTGTGTTCCAGCTGATCGACCCGAATGAGGTGTACGAGGCCGAAGACGAGGACGACGGCGAGGATGCTGTGGTGCTCGGCGAGGTCGTCGAAGGCCGCGACCGCGTGGATGCGATCGACGCCGATGCGGTGTCCGACGATGTCCACTCCGTGACCGTGCACGACGACGGTATCGAGGTCATCGTCAACTTCGAGGACGACGAAGAAGACGACAGCGCCGGCCGGGCCTGA
- a CDS encoding GNAT family N-acetyltransferase: MIRVQQVSHADAHVAIHQVRQQVFVQEQGIAADLERDALDPVSAHVLALDSDDQPVGTGRLAPDGRIGRMAVLASHRSHGVGEALLAALVEAGRRLGLAELHLHAQLPARDFYARQGFLPEGEVFEEAGIGHQQMRRRLGAASAIDNRAEAVAITTAIIHRARRQLWLHSRQLDPGLLDAAPVQAALRRFVTARHDKQLRVIVHDAAAIAAAGAPLLALAQRLPSVIQFREVTDPVDRALASACLLNDAGDFYFRLIGHRLDGEAGIALPARSQPFEQQLQRVWDRSRDCSELRALGI, from the coding sequence ATGATCCGGGTCCAGCAGGTCAGCCACGCCGATGCCCACGTCGCCATTCACCAGGTGCGCCAGCAGGTATTCGTGCAGGAACAGGGCATCGCCGCCGATCTGGAACGCGATGCGCTGGATCCGGTCAGCGCCCATGTGCTGGCGCTGGACAGTGACGACCAGCCGGTCGGCACCGGCCGGCTGGCCCCGGACGGCCGCATCGGCCGCATGGCGGTGCTGGCCAGCCATCGCAGCCACGGGGTCGGCGAGGCCCTGCTGGCGGCGCTGGTCGAAGCCGGGCGCCGGCTTGGCCTGGCCGAACTGCACCTGCACGCCCAGCTGCCGGCCCGCGATTTCTATGCCCGCCAGGGCTTCCTGCCCGAGGGCGAGGTGTTCGAGGAGGCCGGCATCGGCCACCAGCAGATGCGCCGCCGGCTGGGCGCGGCCAGCGCCATCGACAACCGCGCCGAGGCGGTGGCGATCACCACGGCCATCATCCACCGCGCCCGTCGCCAGCTCTGGCTGCACAGCCGCCAGCTGGACCCGGGCCTGCTCGACGCGGCCCCGGTACAGGCCGCCCTGCGCCGCTTCGTCACGGCCCGCCACGACAAACAGCTGCGGGTGATCGTGCACGATGCCGCCGCGATCGCCGCTGCCGGCGCGCCGCTGCTGGCGCTGGCCCAGCGCCTGCCCAGTGTGATCCAGTTCCGCGAGGTCACCGACCCGGTCGACCGTGCGCTGGCCTCGGCCTGCCTGCTCAACGATGCGGGCGACTTCTACTTTCGTCTGATCGGGCATCGGCTCGACGGCGAGGCTGGCATCGCGCTGCCAGCACGTTCGCAGCCGTTCGAGCAGCAATTGCAGCGCGTCTGGGACCGTTCGCGTGATTGCAGCGAACTGCGCGCGCTCGGCATCTGA
- a CDS encoding class II fumarate hydratase, which produces MSKAASKGFRIEHDSMGELQVPADALWGAQTQRAVQNFPVSGQRMPRGFIRALGLVKGAAAGVNAELGHLPKNLAKAIQTAAAEVAAGNWDAQFPIDVYQTGSGTSSNMNANEVIATLANRAGKAGKTAVHPNDHVNQGQSSNDVIPTALRVSAVLAAHEQLLPALVHLRKTLDKKGRSLRKVVKTGRTHLMDAMPLTFEQEFGAWSAQLASAQERIEDSLKRVRRLPLGGTAIGTGINADPRFGAQVAKALKQQTGFKFDSAENKFEGLAAQDDAVELSGQLNALAVALIKIANDLRWMNAGPLAGLGEIELPALQPGSSIMPGKVNPVIPEATVMACAQVIGHHTAITVAGQTGNFQLNVTLPLIAVNLLDGIGLLANVSRLLADSAIAGLKVREDRVAEALARNPILVTALNPIIGYEKAAAIAKRAYKEQRPVLDVALEDSGLDEAELRRLLDPAALTAGGIQAGGGGAGG; this is translated from the coding sequence ATGAGCAAAGCTGCAAGCAAGGGTTTCAGAATCGAACACGACAGCATGGGCGAGCTGCAGGTGCCTGCCGACGCCTTGTGGGGCGCGCAGACCCAGCGCGCCGTGCAGAATTTCCCGGTGTCGGGCCAGCGCATGCCGCGCGGTTTCATCCGCGCCCTGGGCCTGGTCAAGGGCGCCGCCGCGGGCGTCAACGCAGAACTGGGCCACCTGCCGAAGAACCTGGCCAAGGCCATCCAGACCGCTGCCGCCGAAGTGGCCGCCGGCAACTGGGACGCGCAGTTCCCGATCGATGTCTACCAGACGGGTTCTGGCACGTCGTCGAACATGAATGCCAACGAGGTCATCGCCACCCTGGCCAATCGTGCTGGCAAGGCCGGCAAGACCGCGGTGCACCCCAATGACCACGTCAACCAGGGGCAGAGCTCCAACGACGTGATCCCGACCGCGTTGCGCGTATCGGCGGTACTGGCGGCGCATGAGCAGCTGCTGCCGGCGCTGGTGCACCTGCGCAAGACCCTCGACAAGAAGGGCCGCAGCCTGCGCAAGGTGGTCAAGACCGGCCGCACGCACCTGATGGATGCGATGCCACTGACCTTCGAGCAGGAGTTCGGCGCATGGTCGGCACAGCTGGCCTCGGCACAGGAACGCATCGAAGACAGCCTCAAGCGCGTGCGCCGGCTGCCGCTGGGCGGCACCGCCATCGGTACCGGCATCAATGCCGACCCGCGCTTCGGCGCGCAGGTGGCCAAGGCGCTGAAGCAGCAGACCGGTTTCAAGTTCGACAGCGCCGAGAACAAGTTCGAAGGCCTGGCCGCGCAGGATGATGCAGTGGAACTGTCGGGCCAGCTCAATGCACTGGCCGTGGCGCTGATCAAGATCGCCAATGATCTTCGCTGGATGAACGCCGGTCCGCTGGCCGGGCTGGGCGAGATCGAACTGCCGGCGCTGCAGCCGGGCAGCTCGATCATGCCGGGCAAGGTCAATCCGGTGATTCCGGAAGCCACAGTGATGGCCTGCGCGCAGGTGATCGGCCACCACACCGCGATCACCGTGGCTGGGCAGACCGGCAACTTCCAGCTCAATGTCACCCTGCCGCTGATCGCGGTGAACCTGCTGGATGGCATCGGCCTGCTGGCCAATGTGTCCCGCCTGCTGGCCGACAGCGCGATTGCTGGGCTGAAGGTGCGCGAAGACCGTGTAGCCGAGGCGCTGGCGCGCAACCCGATCCTGGTCACTGCACTGAACCCGATCATCGGCTATGAGAAGGCTGCGGCCATCGCCAAGCGTGCCTACAAGGAACAGCGCCCGGTGCTGGACGTCGCGCTGGAGGACAGCGGCCTGGACGAAGCCGAGCTGCGCCGCCTGCTGGACCCGGCCGCGCTGACTGCCGGCGGCATCCAGGCGGGGGGCGGTGGCGCCGGCGGTTGA
- the purB gene encoding adenylosuccinate lyase, with translation MSDSALLALSPLDGRYAGKVDALRPIFSEYGLIKARITVEVEWLLALAAEPGIVELAPFSGAAIARLRALAAGFSPAQAARVKEIERTTNHDVKAVEYFIKEQLKDDAELAPALEFVHFACTSEDINNLSYGLMLEQARREVLLPTLDGIASTLRTLAHSQAGQPMLSRTHGQTASPTTLGKELANVVARLERQRRQIAAVELTGKINGAVGNYNAHIASYPDVDWPAFAERFVTGLGLVFNPYTTQIEPHDNIAEIGDAARRANIILIDLARDIWGYVSLGYFKQRLKEGEVGSSTMPHKVNPIDFENAEGNFGIANALFEHFSAKLPISRWQRDLTDSTVLRALGTAFGHSQVALDSLAKGLGKLEVNPQRLDADLDAAWEVLAEAVQTVMRRHGLPNPYEQLKALTRGQGITAESMRAFVQGLELPADAKQRLLEMTPGGYTGLAESLAKKI, from the coding sequence ATGTCCGATTCCGCCCTGCTCGCCCTGTCCCCGCTCGATGGCCGCTATGCCGGCAAGGTCGATGCCCTGCGCCCGATCTTCTCCGAGTACGGCCTGATCAAGGCCCGCATCACGGTCGAGGTGGAATGGCTGCTGGCCCTGGCGGCCGAGCCGGGCATCGTCGAACTGGCCCCGTTCTCCGGCGCCGCCATCGCCCGCCTGCGCGCGCTGGCCGCCGGCTTCAGCCCGGCCCAGGCCGCGCGCGTGAAGGAGATCGAGCGCACCACCAACCATGACGTCAAGGCGGTGGAGTACTTCATCAAGGAACAGCTGAAGGACGACGCCGAACTGGCCCCGGCGCTGGAATTCGTGCACTTCGCCTGCACCAGCGAAGACATCAACAACCTCAGCTACGGCCTGATGCTGGAACAGGCGCGCCGCGAGGTGCTGCTGCCGACGCTGGACGGCATCGCCAGCACCCTGCGCACCCTGGCCCACTCCCAGGCCGGCCAGCCGATGCTGTCGCGCACCCACGGCCAGACCGCCTCGCCGACCACCCTAGGCAAGGAACTGGCCAACGTGGTCGCGCGCCTGGAGCGCCAGCGCAGGCAGATCGCCGCCGTCGAACTGACCGGCAAGATCAACGGCGCGGTCGGCAACTACAACGCCCACATCGCCAGCTACCCTGACGTGGACTGGCCGGCCTTCGCCGAGCGCTTCGTGACCGGCCTGGGCCTGGTGTTCAACCCGTACACCACGCAGATCGAGCCGCACGACAACATTGCCGAGATCGGCGATGCCGCACGCCGCGCCAACATCATCCTGATCGACCTGGCCCGTGACATCTGGGGCTACGTTTCGCTGGGCTACTTCAAGCAGCGCCTGAAGGAGGGCGAAGTCGGTTCGTCGACGATGCCGCACAAGGTCAACCCGATCGATTTCGAGAACGCCGAAGGCAATTTCGGCATCGCCAATGCGCTGTTCGAGCATTTCAGCGCCAAGCTGCCGATCAGCCGCTGGCAGCGCGACCTGACCGATTCCACCGTGCTGCGTGCGCTGGGCACCGCGTTCGGCCACAGCCAGGTGGCACTGGATTCGCTGGCCAAGGGGCTCGGCAAGCTGGAAGTGAACCCGCAGCGCCTGGACGCCGATCTGGACGCGGCCTGGGAAGTGCTGGCCGAGGCCGTGCAGACAGTGATGCGCCGCCACGGCCTGCCGAACCCGTACGAGCAGCTGAAGGCGCTGACCCGCGGCCAGGGCATCACCGCCGAGTCGATGCGCGCGTTCGTGCAGGGGCTGGAGCTGCCGGCGGATGCGAAGCAGCGCCTGCTGGAGATGACCCCGGGCGGCTACACGGGCTTGGCTGAGTCGCTGGCGAAGAAGATCTAA
- a CDS encoding DUF2807 domain-containing protein translates to MRSLLACSALLLLPLSALAADAPNCKFTAARTLKLDVAGARAVVLEVNQHDLKVVASKGGGQLDGRACASSEEWLDQLVLDQRREGDKLVVSLRRDGRHNGITLGNSYAWLDIRGSVPDNLPLQLKVGSGDASVDNAQSLSVDVGSGDAIVRGTRGSIHAAVGSGDLDIDGGGSLNLLSLGSGDVKARNIGGDAVTGTVGSGDLKISEVRGNARLDTVGSGDIGFKRVQGNVDVGVVGSGDVDLSDIGGNVHVRSHGSGDIQVDGVRGSLTVDHSGSGDVGHRNVSGTVTLPRKK, encoded by the coding sequence ATGCGTTCCCTGCTCGCCTGTTCTGCGTTGTTGCTGTTGCCGCTGTCGGCGCTGGCCGCCGATGCTCCGAACTGCAAGTTCACCGCCGCCCGCACGCTGAAGCTGGATGTGGCCGGCGCCAGGGCGGTGGTACTGGAGGTGAACCAGCATGACCTGAAGGTCGTCGCCAGCAAGGGCGGTGGCCAGCTCGATGGCCGCGCCTGTGCCTCCAGCGAGGAATGGCTGGACCAGCTGGTGCTGGACCAGCGCAGGGAAGGCGACAAGCTGGTCGTCAGCCTGCGCCGCGACGGCCGCCACAACGGCATCACCCTGGGCAACAGCTATGCCTGGCTGGACATCCGCGGCAGCGTGCCGGACAACCTGCCACTGCAGCTGAAGGTCGGCTCCGGCGATGCCAGCGTGGACAACGCCCAGTCACTGAGCGTGGACGTCGGCTCGGGCGACGCGATCGTTCGCGGCACCCGGGGCAGCATCCACGCAGCGGTGGGTTCGGGTGACCTGGACATCGACGGCGGCGGCTCGCTGAACCTGCTGTCGCTCGGCTCCGGCGACGTCAAGGCGCGCAACATCGGCGGCGATGCGGTCACCGGCACTGTCGGTTCGGGTGACCTGAAGATCAGCGAAGTCCGCGGCAATGCACGGCTGGACACCGTCGGTTCCGGCGACATCGGGTTCAAGCGCGTGCAGGGCAACGTCGACGTCGGCGTGGTCGGCTCCGGTGATGTTGATCTGTCCGACATCGGCGGCAACGTGCATGTGCGCAGCCATGGTTCGGGCGACATCCAGGTGGACGGCGTACGCGGCAGCCTGACTGTCGACCATAGCGGCAGCGGCGATGTCGGCCACCGCAACGTCAGCGGCACGGTCACCCTGCCCCGCAAAAAGTAA